In the Atribacterota bacterium genome, one interval contains:
- a CDS encoding hydrogenase subunit MbhD domain-containing protein: MAITNVFLLVMVVLAFLSIQVKKPETAIIYLGIFSLLNAIVYLFYGAPDVSLAEAVIGSALATVLYLIAIKRYNPSRNGLSDGYFLRSFRNRFTRYQEVFWGGMFLLVGFGVLRTYLDTMEEVGKPAWDYYVRFFTPDTGARNAVTAIYLNYRVFDTLFEALLLLVGVIAVIYFSWREEEWENQKKE, encoded by the coding sequence GTGGCCATCACGAACGTTTTTCTTTTGGTAATGGTGGTTTTAGCTTTTTTATCGATCCAAGTAAAGAAGCCCGAAACGGCAATAATTTACCTTGGTATTTTTTCGCTCCTTAACGCAATAGTGTATCTTTTCTACGGCGCTCCCGATGTATCTTTAGCCGAAGCCGTCATCGGGAGTGCTTTGGCAACCGTTCTCTATTTAATCGCTATAAAAAGATACAATCCTTCAAGAAATGGATTATCGGATGGGTATTTTCTCCGGTCTTTTAGGAATCGGTTTACTCGCTATCAAGAGGTATTCTGGGGTGGAATGTTTCTTCTTGTGGGTTTTGGGGTTCTGCGTACCTACTTAGACACGATGGAAGAGGTTGGAAAACCGGCGTGGGATTACTACGTTAGATTTTTTACCCCCGATACCGGGGCACGCAACGCAGTGACCGCAATTTACCTCAACTATAGAGTTTTTGATACCTTGTTTGAGGCCCTGCTTCTTCTTGTTGGTGTCATTGCGGTGATCTATTTCTCTTGGAGGGAAGAGGAATGGGAGAACCAGAAAAAAGAGTAA
- a CDS encoding monovalent cation/H+ antiporter complex subunit F — protein sequence MSFEEVVLWILAILGGASTLRAILGPTAWDRILGFNLLSSKMVMIIVLFALLLQKSYLLDIALIYALFGFVGTVMIARFVEKGDRL from the coding sequence GTGAGTTTTGAGGAAGTGGTCTTATGGATCTTGGCTATTTTAGGGGGTGCTTCTACCTTAAGGGCGATTTTGGGGCCCACAGCGTGGGATAGAATTTTGGGATTCAATCTCCTCTCTTCGAAGATGGTCATGATCATTGTCCTTTTTGCTCTTCTTCTTCAGAAATCATATTTACTCGATATCGCTTTAATTTATGCTCTTTTTGGCTTTGTAGGGACAGTGATGATAGCAAGGTTTGTAGAAAAAGGGGACAGGCTATGA
- a CDS encoding monovalent cation/H(+) antiporter subunit G, which produces MRVLLGNILIVIALGFIVCGVYGLFRFRHFYPRVLIASKVDTVGFITLMTGIMVKSGFNFFTLKVLIIVGFFVLTNPLATHSIARSAYKSGYPLPEDDA; this is translated from the coding sequence ATGAGGGTACTTTTGGGGAACATCCTCATCGTCATTGCCCTGGGATTTATCGTGTGCGGAGTCTATGGTCTTTTTCGCTTTAGGCATTTTTATCCTCGTGTTTTAATCGCTTCCAAAGTAGACACCGTAGGGTTTATTACCCTAATGACAGGAATTATGGTGAAATCAGGGTTCAATTTCTTCACTCTGAAAGTACTCATCATCGTAGGGTTCTTCGTGCTCACCAATCCACTTGCTACCCATTCCATTGCTCGGTCGGCCTATAAAAGCGGGTATCCGCTCCCAGAGGATGATGCGTAA